One segment of Thamnophis elegans isolate rThaEle1 chromosome 16, rThaEle1.pri, whole genome shotgun sequence DNA contains the following:
- the EDF1 gene encoding endothelial differentiation-related factor 1 yields the protein MAESDWDTVTVLRKKGPSAAQAKSKQAVLAAQRKGEDVETSKKWAAGQNKQHSITKNTAKLDRETEELHHDRVPLEVGKVIQQGRQNNGLTQKDLATKINEKPQVIADYESGKAIPNNQVLGKIERAIGLKLRGRDIGRPLEKAPKGK from the exons ATGGCGGAGAGCGACTGGGACACGGTGACGGTGCTGCGCAAGAAGGGGCCCAGCGCGGCTCAAGCCAAATCGAAGCAG GCTGTGCTGGCGGCGCAGAGGAAAGGCGAAGACGTGGAGACCTCCAAAAAGT GGGCCGCAGGGCAGAACAAGCAGCACTCGATCACCAAGAACACGGCCAAGCTGGACCGCGAGACCGAGGAGCTGCACCACGACCGGGTCCCGCTGGAGGTGGGCAAGGTCATCCAGCAGGGCCGGCAGAACAACGGCCTGACCCAGAAGGACCTGGCCACG AAAATCAACGAGAAGCCCCAGGTCATCGCAGACTATGAGTCCGGAAAGGCCATCCCCAACAACCAGGTGCTGGGCAAGATCGAGAGGGCCATCG GCCTTAAGTTGCGAGGGCGGGACATCGGCCGGCCCCTCGAAAAGGCCCCCAAAGGGAAGTGA